TCCTGAAACGCGGTCCCGAAGGCGGCCTGCTCCTGCTGAACCGCCATGCCGGCGACTGGCAGTCCATCACGCCGCCGCTGGTGGAGGTCGACCAGTACGACGAGTTCATTTCCTGGCTGGACGGCAGCGGCGAAGGACACCGCAACGATGGCGAGACCGCCCGTCTGACCATGGAACTCATGATGGCGATCTACGAGTCGGCCCGCATCCGTGACGTGGTCGAACTACCGTTGCAGACGGGAGACAATCCGCTGGACCTGATGGTAGAGGAGGGAGCGCTTCCCGTGGAGATACACGGCCGCTACGACATACGCGCGCCGTTCCCCGAACAGACGAACTAGTCCATGCTTTACCTGGTAGCCACGCCGATCGGCCATCTGGACGACATCACGCTTCGGGCGCTGGAGATCCTGCGCGGCGTGGATACCGTGCTCAGCGAAGACACGCGCAGGACCGGACGGCTGCTCAAGCGGTACGGGATCAGCGCGCGGCAGATGTCCTACCATGAACACAATGAGCAGCGGGCCGTCCCCAGGGCCCTGGCCGCCCTTGAACGGGGACGGGACCTCGCCCTGGTCACGGATGCGGGCACGCCCGGTATCGCCGATCCCGGCTACCGGCTCGTCCAGGCCGTGATCCAGGCCGAAATCCCCGTGAGCATGGCCCCCGGCCCGAGCGCGCCGATCATGGCGCTCGTCCTCTCGGGCCTGCCGGTCCACCGGTTTTCGTTCTGCGGCTTCCCGCCCCGCAGGCCCGCTGCCCGGCGCCGCTATCTGGAAGCGGACGCGGACCGGGCGGACACGCTCATCTATTTCGAAAGTCCCCACCGGGTGCATGCGCTCATCGCCGACGCCCTGGAGGTGTTCGGGGACCGCAGGGCGGCCCTGGCGAACGACCTGACCAAGCTTCACGAGAAAATCGACCGGAGTCCACTGTCGGTGCTGTGCGAAGAGACCCGGGACCGCCGCCTTCGTGGGGAGTTCATCCTGCTGGTGGAGGGACGGTCCGGCTAGCGCGCCTGGTCCGTCATGCGCTTCAGTGCTTCGTCGTAATCCGTCCTGTCGTTGATGTTGAAGAACATGTCGTCGTCGTGGAATCCACCCTCCTCCGGTACAAGTCGCAGGACGCGGACCTCGTCGAAGAATCCGGCGATCTTGTATCTGCGCGCATGGATCCGATCCTCGATCGCCGGGACGCAGGTCTCACGGTAAACCGCGCACAGCGGTTCCACACGTCCGTCGTTCACGGGGACGACCACGTCGTA
The sequence above is drawn from the Gemmatimonadota bacterium genome and encodes:
- the rsmI gene encoding 16S rRNA (cytidine(1402)-2'-O)-methyltransferase, translating into MLYLVATPIGHLDDITLRALEILRGVDTVLSEDTRRTGRLLKRYGISARQMSYHEHNEQRAVPRALAALERGRDLALVTDAGTPGIADPGYRLVQAVIQAEIPVSMAPGPSAPIMALVLSGLPVHRFSFCGFPPRRPAARRRYLEADADRADTLIYFESPHRVHALIADALEVFGDRRAALANDLTKLHEKIDRSPLSVLCEETRDRRLRGEFILLVEGRSG